The window CCTCCCTCGGCGGCTGGCCGCTCGCGGAGCGGCTGCGGTTCGCCGTCCTGTCCGCCGGCCTGTCCGTGGGCCATCACGGCGGAGGCCTGGCGGCGCCCGGCTGGTACGGCGTCGACCGCTGGTGGCGCTCACTGACCGACCCCGGCCTGAAGAAGGCCTACGGCTTCCTCACGGACCGCATCCCCGCCGACGTCGGCCCCCCGGTGCGCCACGCCCCGGTCACCCCGCCCGCGCGGCCCCACCGACCCCACGCACCAAAGCCCTGAAGTACCACGAACAGGAACAAACAGGAGTGACCCGTGGACCTTTCTCGTAGAGGCTTCCTCCAGGCTGCCGTGTTCACCGCGGCGGCCTCCGGCCTGACCGTCGGCTGTGGCGGCGACTCGGAATCCGGCGGCACCAAGAACGGCAAGAGCCTCACCATGTGGTACTGGGGCGGAGCCCTCAGCGACAAGGTGGTCGCCGAGGCCAAGACGCACTTCAAGAGCCAGATCAAGCTGACCAGTTCCTCCATCGGCGGCGACTTCAAGCAGAAGCTCACCACCACCCTCGCGGCCGGCGGCTCCTCCGTGCCGGACATCACCGGCATCAAGGGCGAGGACATCGCCTCCTTCCTGCCCAACGCCGACCGCTTCCTCGACCTGAACGACCTGGGCTTCAAGAAGATCTCGTCCCAGTACCTGGAGTGGAAGACCAAGCTCGCCCAGACCGAGGACGGCAAGCAGATCGGCTTCCCGATCGACATCGGCCCCACCGCGCTCTTCTACCGCGCCGACCAGTTCGACAAGGCGGGGCTGCCCTCCGACCCGGCAAAGGTCGCGGCCGAGGCCAAGACCTGGGACGACTACTTCGCGCTCGGCACCGAGCTGAAGAAGGCGCTGCCCGGCACCTTCCTGGTCAACAACATGGGCTCGGTGTTCAACATCGCGGTCGGCCAGGGCACCAAGCGGTTCATCGACCAGGACAACCACTTCATCGGCGACCAGGACCACATCCGCGCCGCGTGGGACACCGCGGTCCGCGCCTACACCCTCGGCCTCGACGCCAAGATCAACGACCAGAGCTGGAACGCCGCCGTCGGCAAGAGCCTGACCACCGAACTCGGCGCCGCCTGGCACGCGCTGGACATCGAGTCGGCGGCCCCGGGCACCAAGGGCAAGTGGCGCGTCTGCGCGACGCCGGGCGGGCCGGCCAACCAGGGCGGCTCCTACCTGACCCTGCCCAAGCAGTGCCGCAACCCCGAAGAGGCGTTCAAGATCATCAGCTGGATCCTCAGCCCGGACAACAACGCCAAGAGCTACACCGACGCCGCGATCTTCCCCGCCTCCCCGGAGACCTACGCGATGCCGGCCATGACGGGCCCCGACGCCTTCTTCGGCGGCCAGAAGATCATCGAGGTCTTCGGCCCGGCCGCCGAGGCCATCCCCGTGAGCTACGAGGCACCCGCCGACTCGGCGGTCATGGCCCCCTTCATGGCCGAGCTGACCAGCATCGAGGCCAAGGGCAAGAAGCCCGACGACGCCTGGAAGGACGCGGTCTCCCAGGCCAAACAGATCGCCAGGCGGCAGGGGGTGAAGTGAGGTGACGTCACCTCCGGTCACCGGCCCCGCCACGGTGCCTCGGCACCGTGGCGGGCCGGGCCCGGCCCGTTTCCGCCCGCGGCGCACCCCGCCCGCGGGCGCGGCGCGGCCCGCGCGTCGCGGGGTGCTGTCGTACTGGCGGCAGTACCTGGCGATCTCGCCCTTCTACCTGATCTTCCTGTCCTTCTCCTTCGTCCCCGTCCTGTACTCGCTGTATCTGTCCTTCCAGCGCTACGACGGCCTGGGCACCAAGCAGTTCGTGGGCCTGCAGCAGTTCGAGTTCCTGTGGAGCGACCCGGTCTTCTGGCTGTCGATCCGCAACACCCTGGCGATCTGGGTGCTGTCCACCGTGCCCACCCTCTTCGGCGCCCTGGTGCTGGCGACGCTGCTGCACTCGGTGCGCCGCTTCAAGGGCTTCTACCGCATCGCCCTGTACGTGCCGAACGTGACGTCGATCGTCGCCGTGGCGATCTTCTTCGGCGCGGTGTTCAGCAACGACTTCGGTCTGGTCAACGCGATCCTGGGCGTGGTCGGCATCTCGCCCGTGCCGTGGCTGAGCGACCCGTGGCTGATCAAGGTGGTCATCGCGCTGCTGATGACCTGGATGTGGACCGGCTACAACATGATCATCTATCTGGCCGGCCTCCAGGCCATCCCGCAGTCGGTCTACGAGGCCGCCCGGATGGACGGTGCCGGTCCGATCCGTACGTTCTTCCAGATCACCATCCCGATCCTGCGGCCGATCATCCTGTTCACCGTCGTCATCTCGACCATCAACGGTCTGCAGAGCTTCAGCGAACCCCAGGTCCTCTTCGCCAGCAACGCCGCCAACCAGAACCTCGGCGGACCGGGCCAGGCGGGCCTGACCACGCTGCTGTACTTCTACCAGTCGGCCTTCCTCGACAACGACTACGGCTACGGCGCGGCCATCGTGTGGGCCTTCTTCGTCCTGATCATCGTGCTCGTCGTCGTCAACTGGCGGATCGTGCAACGAGGGAGGAAGTCATGACGACAGCCGCCACGCCACGGCCTGCCCCGGCCGCGAAGCGGTCGCGCCGCCCCAGGGGCCTGTCCCCGCACGTCTTCCTCGGCATCGCCGTCCTGGTCTCGGTCTTCCCGTTCGTGTGGACGATCGTGATGGCGACCAACACCACCCGTGACATCTACAAGAGCCCACCGAAGCTGACCTTCGGCTCCCATCTGCTGGAGAACATCCGGGGTGTGCTGCACACGGTCGACTTCTTCGGGTCGATGCTCAACACCGTCGTCATCGCGTGCGTCACCACGGCCCTGGTGCTGTTCGTCGACTCCCTGGCGGCCTTCGCCTTCGCCAAGTTCGAGTTCCCCGGGCGCAGGCTGCTCTTCGGCACGCTGCTGGTGTTCATGATGCTGCCGCTGCAGCTGGCCGTCCTGCCGCAGTTCATCCTGATGTCCGAGCTGGGCTGGGTCGGCATGCTCAAGGCACTGGTCTGGCCCGCCCTGTCCAACGCCTTCGGCATCTTCTGGCTCCGCCAGTACATCGAGACCGGTGTGCCCGACGAGCTCCTCGACGCGGCGCGCATCGACGGCGCCGGCTTCTTCCGGCAGTACTGGAACGTCGCGCTGCCGATGATCAGACCCGCGATGTCCTTCCTCGCCATCTACGCCTTCGTCGGCGCCTGGAACGACTACGTCTGGCCCCTGATCGTGCTCACCGATCCCCAGCACGTCACGCTCCAGGTGGAGCTGGCCCAGCTCAACGTCGGCCACAACACCGACTACAGCATGGTCATGGCCGGGGTCCTGATGGCGTCCCTCCCGCTGGTCGCCGTCTTCGCGATCTTCGCGCGCGGGTTCATCGCGGGCGCCACCGAGGGCGCCGTACAGGGCAGCTGAACCGCTCCCGGGAAGGTGCGAGATGGCGGACCCCGACGGCGCCGGAGGGCCGGGGCGCGGCAAGGTGCTCGTGGTCGGGATGGACGGGCTGCGCTACGACCGGCTGCCCCTGTCCCGGCCCACGGCGGGCCCGCCCCGCCCGCCGGCCACGGCGCCCGTGCTGCACGGCCTGATGGCCGCGGGCACCCACGGCAGCAGCCTGCTGCCCTACGGCGAGGTGGACGGCCGGGCCGAAGGCGGACCGTCCACCAGCATGGCCTACACCGACTCCGGTCCCGGCTGGTCCAGCGTGCTGACCGGGGTGTGGCCCGACCGGCACGGCGTGAGCGGCAACGACTTCGCCGGCGCCGACTACGCCCGCCACCCCGACTTCCTCAGCCGTGCCGCCACCGCGCGGCGCGGACTGCGGACGGCGGCCGTGGTGTCCTGGCCGGAGCTGGTGCGCCGGGGCACCCTCGGCCCGGCCGTCGGCATGCGCGTGGTGCACGACGGCGAGTCGGGCGGGTACGAGGACGCGGACCGCCTCGTCGCCGACACCGCCGAGCGCTGGCTCACCGAGGACGACCCGGACGCCCTGTTCGTGTACTTCGGCGCCACCGACGAGGCCGGCCACTCGGCGGGCCCCCTCGGTCCCGCGTACGACCGGGCGCTGCTCGCCCAGGACGCCCACCTCGGACGGCTGCTCGACGCGATCGCGGCCCGCCGCCGCGACACCCGCCGCGCGGACGAGCGCTGGACGGTCCTGGTCACCACCGACCACGGGCACCTCGACACCGGCGGCCACGGCGGCGACACCCGCGCCGAGCGCGAGGTGTTCGTGATCCTCGCCGAGCCCGGTGCGCCCGCCGGTACCCGGCTGGACGCGCCACGCCTCGTCGACCTCGCCCCCACCGTCCTGGACCGGCTCGGCATCCCCGTCGACCCCGCCTGGGGCCTGCGGGGCCGTGTCCTGCCCCGGCCGGCCGCCTCCCCCTCCTCGCCCCCAACCCCGGAACGGTCATGACCGACGCACTCTTCGCCCTGCGCCCCTGGGAAACACCCGAGGTGACCTCCTGGCGGCGGCTGCCCATGAACGCCGTCGACCGGCGCGACCGGGCCCTGTCGCTCGACGGCCGGTGGCGGTTCCAGCTGCTGCCCTCGCCCGACCGGGAGCCCGGCCCCGGCTGGTCGTGGGCCGAACTCCCCGGCTCCTGGGCGCTGCAGGTGGCGCAGGACCCGCCGCAGTACACCAACGTCCGTATGCCGTGGCCTCAGTTCCCGCCCGACTCGCCGCCCGAGAACCCGACCGGTGTGTACGAGCGGGAGGTCGACATACCCGCCGACTGGGCCGGACGCCGGATCGTCCTGCACGTCGGGGCGGCCGAGAGCGTGCTGCTCGTCCATGTCGACGGGCGGCCGGCCGGGCTCTCCAAGGACTCCCATCTGGCCGCCGAGTTCGACCTGTCCGCACTGGTCCGGCCCGGCCGGCCGGCCACGGTGCGGCTCACGGTGGTGAAGTGGTCCGACGCCTCGCACATCGAGGACCAGGACCAGTGGTGGCTCGGCGGGATCACCCGCCCGGTGCTGCTGTACGCCACCGATCCGCTGTATCTGGCGGACGTGGGCGTGCGGGCGAGCCGCGACGGGGAGCTGCGGGTGGACTGCCGGGTGCGCTCGGCGGCGGGCACGGGGACCGGCGCGCTGCCCGCCGGGTGGTACGTCAGCGGGGAGCTGGACGGCCTGGAGCTGGTCCAGGACACCGGGTTCGACCGCCTCAACGCCGAGGACGACCGGGTCTCCGACTTCCTCGGCGAGGCCCGTATGGGCACGATCGTCCCCGACGTGCGGACCTGGACCGCCGAGACCCCCGAGCTGTACGGCCTCACCGTCCGGCTGCACCGCGCGGACGGCACGGTCGCCGACACCTCCCACCACCGGATCGGCTTCCGCGACGTCGAGATCAGCGGCCGGGACCTGCTGGTCAACGGGGAGCGCGTCTACGTCCGGGGCGTGAACCGGCACGACTTCCACCCGCTGACGGGGCGGACGGTGTCGTACGAGGACATGCGCGCGGACCTGCTGACACTGAAGCGGTTCGGCTTCAACGCGATCCGCACCTCCCACTATCCGGGCGACCCGGCGCTGTACGACCTCACGGACGAACTGGGCTTCTACGTGGTGGACGAGGCGGACATCGAGTCCCACGACCACGCCCATGAGATCGCCGACGACCCGCGCTATCTCAGCGCCTTCGTGGACCGCGTCTCCCGGATGGTCCTGCGCGACCGGAACCACCCGTCGGTGATCGTCTGGTCGCTGGGCAACGAGTCCGACTACGGCGCGAACCACGACGCGGCGGCGGGCTGGCTGCGGCGGCACGATCCGACGCGGCCGGTGCAGTACGAGGGGGCGGCCAGGCTGGACTGGGCGGCGACGGACGACGCCTCCGACATCGCCTGCCCGATGTACGCGCCCATCGAGGACTGTGTGGCGCACGCGCTGTCGGGCGAGCAGACCAGGCCGCTGATCCAGTGCGAGTACTCGCACGCCATGGGCAACAGCAACGGCACTCTCGCCGACACGTGGGCGGCCATCGAGGCCACACCCGGTCTTCAGGGCGGGTTCATCTGGGAGTTCTGGGACCACGGCATCCTCCAGCGTGTGAACGACGGACGACCGGCCGGGCGTGGGGGCGCCGGGCTGTACGAGAACGGCGTCGCCGGACCCGGCCTGCGCTGGGCCTACGGCGGCGACTTCGGCGAGACGGTCCACGACGGCGCCTTCATCGCCGACGGGGTGGTCTTCCCCGACCGCACGCCCAAGCCGGTGATGTTCGAACACCGGGAGATCGCCGCCCCGGTGCGGCTGTCCGTGGAGGGCGAGGGCACCTGGCGGGTGCTGCGGGTGCACAACCGGCAGCACTTCCGCGACCTCTCGTGGCTGGCCGCCGAGTGGGAGTTCGCGGCGGCCGACGGCGGCACCTGGACCCTGCCGGCCCAGCTGCCGGACGTACCGCCCGGCGGCTCGGCGGTGATCGACCGGCCCGAGCCGGCGGGCGGGGCCGGCGAGGTCTGGCTGACCCTGCGGGTGACGACGGCCGCCGACGAGCCCTGGGCCCCGCGCGGCACCGAGGTGTGCTGTCCGCAGGTCCGCTGGTACCCGGCGGAGGAGGGCGAGCCGGTGGTGGGCGCCGAGGAGGATCCGGGGCACGTCCCCCCGCCGGAGACGGACGGGGCCGGGCTGCTGCTGCACCCGCTGCTGGCCTCCCCGCCGGTCCTGAGCCTGTGGCGGGCCCCGACCGACAACGACGTCCTCGGCGGCATGGCCGAGCGCTGGCGCGCGTGGGGGCTGGACCGCGCCGAGCGCGAGCTGGTCGCCGTGGAGCGCAAGGGGTCCACCGTGCGGGTGCGGTCCCGCTGGGCGACGGGCGCCGGGGTCGTCGAGCACGAGCAGGCGTGCACGGCGCTGGTGGACGGCCGGGTCCTCGTGGAGGAGACGGCGGTGCTGCCCGAGGAGCTGACGGACGTGGCCCGCGTCGGCACGGTGTTCGAGACCGCGGACGGTTTCGACCAGCTCGCCTGGTACGGGCAGGGCCCCTGGGAGAGCTACCCGGACCGGGCGGCCGGAGCACCCGTCGGACACCACGTCGCCGGCGTGGACGCGCTGTTCACCCCCTATCTGCGTCCGCAGGAGAGCGGAGGCCGGCACGGTGTCCGGCACTTCACGCTCTCCGGCGGCGGCCACGCCCTGTCGGTACGGCTGGACAGCCCCCGGCAGGTCTCGGTCACCCGGCACCGGGCGAGAGACCTGGCGGCCGCCGGGCACCACGACGAACTGACACCCCGGCCGGGCTGCGTGGTCCACATCGACGCGGCGCACCGCGGCCTCGGCACCGCCTCCTGCGGTCCGGACACCTCGCCCCCGTATCTCGTCCCGACGGGCGTCCACCGCTGGTCGTGGACGCTGCGGGCACTCTGACCCACGAACCCTCTACGGAGTAACTGTGTGCACCTCGCACGAACCGGGGCAGGAGTCTGCCCACGCCCACTCGGGCAGACGCAACTTCCTGCGCGCCACGGCCCTGCTGGGCGCGGCGGCGACCGTCGCGCTGCCCACCGCCACGGCACAGGCGGCACCCCGGCGCCCGAAGCCCGACCCCGGAAGCCGCCGCTTCACGCTCGCCGTCATGCCCGACACCCAGTACCTCTTCGACGGACCGAGCATCGACGACAAGCCCGTCGAGGCGTCCCTGAAGTACCTCCTGGAGCACGGTGAGGAGGAGAACATCGTGTTCCTGTCCCACCTCGGCGACCTCACCCAGAACGGCACCGCGCGGGAGACCGCGGCGATCGGCGGCGCGTTCCGGCTGCTCGACCGCAAGGGCGTCGGCTACAGCGTCCTCGCGGGCAACCACGACGTGCGCTCCTCCACCGACGACCAGCGGGGTCCGACTCCGTACCTCGACGAGTTCGGGCCGGACCGTTTCGAGGGCCGGCCCACCTTCGGCGGGGCCTCGCCGGACGGCTACAACTCCTTCCACCTGTTCGAGGCGGGCGGCCGGGAGTGGATGGTGCTCGCCCTGGACTGGCGGCTGTCCGCGAAGGGGTTCGCCTGGGCGAAGGACGTCCTGGCCCGGCATCCGAGGACCCCGGTGGTCCTCACCACGCACGAGCTGGTCGACGGGGACGACTCCCTCTCCCCCTACGGGCGGACGCTGTGGGACCGACTGGTCAAGGACCACGACCAGATCTTCCTCACCCTCAACGGGCACTACTGGCCGGCGGCGCGCGCGACGCGGAAGAACACCGCTGACAACGATGTCCACCTGCATCTCACGAACTACCAGAACCGCTACTTCGGCGGTGCGGCGATGATCCGCCTCTACCGTTTCGACCTCGACCGCAACACCATCGACGTGGAGACGGTCTCCCCGTGGATCCTGGGCCGGGCCGCCGAGGGGCTCAACGAGCTGGAGCGGCAGGAGAGCGAACTCACCGGCGACGCCGACCGGTTCACGGTCGAGATCGACTTCGACAAGCGGTTCGCCGGCTTCGCGCCGGTGCCCGCGCGGCCGTCGCGGCCGGTCGCGCGGATGCTGGTGCCGGGCACGGTCGCGTACTGGCGCTTCGACGGGCAGGAGGACGGAGCGGCCGTCGGCGGCAGGGTCCGTGACCGCTCGGGCCACGGCAACGATCTCGCTCTGGTCACCGTGGGCGGCGGCACGCTCACCTGGTCCGCCGACCACCACCCCGACCAGCCCGGCCACGGCAGCCTGGAGTTCCACGGCGGCAAGCCCCCGCTGAAGGGCGCGTATCTGCGGACGGTCGACGGAGCGCCGCTGAACTCCGAGACGTTCAGGGACGGTTACACCATCGAGGCGTTCTACCGGCTGCCCGCCGACTGGAACCCCTCGAACCACGCCTGGGCGGGCCTCCTCGGGCGGACCGGCACGGGCGGCGCGGCGGGCAAGAGTGCCGACGACCCCGACGAGCCGCTGGCCACGCTGTCGCTCTCGAACGACCGGGAGCCGCAGTGGGCGGTGCGCCCGCTCGACCAGCAGGGCATCGCGACCAACTGGGGGCAGGAGACCCCACTGGAGACGTGGTGGCACCTCGCCGTCGTCAACGACGGCAAGCGCACCACGCTCTACGTCCAGGGCTGCCCGGTCGTGCGCAACCCCAAGGCGAGGGCCGTCGGGCTGACCTCGGTCGGACTGCCGTGGATCCTCGGCGGCTACGAGTACGCCGGGAAGATCGACCAGATCCTGCACGGGCGTCTCGGTGACGTCCGCATCGTCGCACGGGCTCTGCCCGTCGAGTCGTTCATGAACCACTGAGACGCGAAGGAAGAACACCGATCATGTCCGACCTCTCCGGCACACCCGAGCAACAGCTGCCCACCTGGGCCGATCCGTCCGTCTCCGCCACCGACCTCGACGCACAGGGGGTGTCGCGCCGTGGGCTCCTGCGCGGCGCGGGCCTGTTCGGCGCCGCGTTCGCGATGGGCTCCGCGGGCGCCCTCGCGGCACCGGCCTCCGCCGCCTCCCGCCCCTACGGCGGCGAGGACCCGCGCCTCGCCTACCTCGTCGGCGACCACCACATCCACACCGTCTACAGCCACGACGCCAAGTACACGTTCTCCCAACTGGCCGCCGCGGGCGCGAAGTACGGCCTCGACTGGATGGTGTTCACCGAGCACTCCAACTTCGGGCACGCCGACTTCGGGGCCGCGCTGGAGCACAAGGAGATCCTGAAGGCACGGGCCGAGAACCCCCGGCAGCTGATCTTCCAGGGCCTGGAGTGGTACATCCCGGCCGCCGAGCACTGCACGGTCTTCACGACGCCCGGCCGGAACGAGGTCGACCTCCTCACCCGCTTCGAGCGCGCCTACGACGGCAAGCTGCTGAACTACACGGACGGTTCCGCGGGCGGCGCGGACACCGCCCGCAACGAGGCGCACGCGGTGAACGCGATCAAGTGGCTGGCCGAGCAACGCCGTTCCGGCTACGTGGACGACGTGCTGGTCCTCGCCAACCACCCGTTGCGCCTCGGCATCGACTCCCCGCACGAGCTGCGCAACTGGCGGGACGCTGCCCCCGAGATCATGATCGGCATGGAGGGCGCGCCGGGCGCCCAGGGCGCGGCGCTCCCCGGCTGGCGGGGGGCCACCTCGATACGCGGCGAGTACGAGAACAAGCCGTCGGCCCAGTCCTGGCCCGGTTACCCGGCGCAGGCGTTCCTCACGTACGGCGGTTTCGACTGGGCGACGGCGACGGTGGGCGGCCTCTGGGACGCCATGCTGGCCGAGGGCAGGCTGTTCTCGATCACCACCAACTCCGACGCCCACCGGATCGTCTTCGACACCTGGAGGAACGGCGACTGGCCGGCCGGGCAGAACTTCGACAACACCGGCAAGCTGCCGGACCCGGTGAACACCGACGCCCCGCAGCCCGGCAGCGACTTCTGGCCCGGCCAGTTCAGCCGCACCCACGTGGGCGTGACCCGCTACGGGTACCGCGCGGTGATGAGGGGCCTGCGCGAGGGCCGTGTCTGGGTCGACCACGGCCATCTGCTCGACGGCCTCGACGTCCGCGTGAAGCGGGACCGCAGCCCCGGCCGGGGCGTCACGCTGGGCGGCCGGCTGCGGGTCCGCAAGGGCGAGAAGCTCACCCTGGAGGTGACCGTGACGAGCGCGTCGCGCCCCAACGCCCAGGGAATCCTGCCCGAGTTGGCCCATGTCGACGTCATCCGGGGCGCGGTGCGCGGCCCGGTGACCGACCGGGACGCCTGGCAGGCCCCCGCCACCAAGGTCGTCCACACGAAGGACGTGAGCGGCCGCAAGGGCACGTACACCCTGCGCATCCCGGTCACGGCCGGGGACGAGTCCTTCTACCTCCGTCTGCGGGGCAGTGACGGCAGGCGCAACGGGGCGGGTCACCTGGGCGCGTCCGTGGACCCGCACGGCCCGATCCCGCACGCGCCGGGCGACGGGAACCCGTGGGAGGACACGTGGTTCTACTCCAACCCGGTGTTCGTGGACATACGGTGAACACCAGGGCCTGACAGGGCGTTGGGGGAACCGCGTGACCGCCAGGACGGTCCCACGGTTCCCCACGCCCCCCTACGCGTAGAACCTGGACAGGCTCTGCAGCACGGCCGCCGGCTTGGCCGCGCCCTCGATCTCGATCGTGCCGTCGACGGTGATCTGCACCCCGCCCGGCACGTCCTCCACCGAGGCCAGCCGGCCGACGAGGCGGATCTTGGACCCCACCTTGACCGGCGAGGGGAACCGCACCTTGTTCAGGCCGTAGTTGACCTTCGTCGACACACCCTCGACGTCCAGCAGTTCGGTGAACAGCGGGATGAACAGCGACAGGGTCAGGTAGCCGTGGGCGATCGGCGCGCCGAAGGGGCCCTCGGCCGCCTTCTCGGGGTCGACGTGGATCCACTGGTGGTCCCCGGTCGCGTCGGCGAAGGTGTCGATGCGCTCCTGGGTGACCTCGATCCACTCGCTGGTGCCGAGGTCGCTGCCCGCGAGCTTCTTCAGCTCGTCGATGCCGTTCACGGTGATGCTCATGGGGCGTTCCTTGTCTGGGAGTGGGTGCGTCTAGGAGTCGGTCCCGTAGCGCTTGCGCACCCGGGCCTTGAGGAGCTTTCCGGAGGCGGTGCGCGGAAGCTCCTCCGCGATCACCACCGACTTCGGGATCTTGTACTTGGCGAGCCGCCCGGCCAGGGAGGCCAGTACCTCGTCGGCGTCCAGGGCGCGGCCCTCGCGCGGGACGACGACCGCGCGCGGCACCTCGCCCCACTTGTCGTCGGGGATGCCGATGACCGCGCACTCGGCGATGTCGGGGTGGGCGAGGAGCTGGTCCTCGATCTCGGCGGGGTAGATGTTCTCGCCGCCGGAGATGATCATGTCCTTGATGCGGTCGACGATGAAGACGTAGCCGTCCTCGTCGACGCGGGCGGCGTCCCCGCTGCGGAACCAGCCGTCGGCGAAGACGGCGGCCGTCTCCTCGGGCAGGCCCCAGTAGCCGGGCATGACGTGCGGTCCGCGGACCACGACCTCGCCGGGCTCGTCGATGTCGACCGGCGTCATGTCCGGCCGTACGACCCGCACATCGCTGAAGAAGTGCGGCACACCCGCCGAGCCGGCCTTGCTGACGGCGTGCTCGGCGTCGAGGAAGAGGGTGCCGGGGGCCGCCTCCGTCATGCCGTAGCCCTGGAGGAAGGTGAGTCCGCGCTCCTGGAAGCGGGCGATGAGCGGGGTCGGCACCGGGGAACCGCCGCAGGACAGCATCCTGAGCGACGACAGGTCGGCGTCGGCCCAGCGCGGGTGCCGGGCGATCTGGTCGAACATGGTCGGCACGCCGAACATGAACGTGACCCGGTGGCGCTCGATCAGGTCGAAGGTGGCGTCCGGGACGAAGGACTCGACCAGGACGCAGGTGCCGCCCTTGAGCAGCACGGGCAGGGTGAGCATGTTCAGCCCGGCCGTGTGGAACAGCGGGGCGGAGACGAGAGCGCGTTCGTCGGCGATGACGTCCTGGTCGACGAGCACGTTGACGGCGTTCCAGATGATGTTGCCGTGGGTGAGCATCGCGCCCTTGGGGCGGCCCGTCGTCCCCGAGGTGTACATGATGATGCAGGTGTCGTCGGCGGTGACGGGCTGGTCGATCGGCTCGGTCTCGGCCCCGGCGAGGAGCGCCTCGTACTCCGCGCCGGTCTCCAGGAACGTCCGCACATCGGTGCCGTCGCCGGGCAGCCCGGCGACGAGCCCGGTGAAAGCGGGCCCGTACACCAGTGCCTTGGCCCCGGAGTCCGCCAGCTGGTAGGCGATCTCGGGGCCCGCGAGGCGGGTGTTGAGCGGGACGAAGACCGCGCCGAGCGTGCCGGCGGCGAACAGCGTCTCCAGGTACGAGGGGTGGTTGGGCCCCAGGTAGGCGACGCGGTCGCCGCGGCGCACGCCGGAGGCGCGCAGGGCGTGGGCGAGGCGCGTGGTGCGCTCGTACAGCTCTCCGTAGGTGAGGCTCGTGTCGCCGTGGATCAGCGCGGTGCGCCGGGGGGTCTTGCGGGCACGGCGGGCGGGCCACGATCCCAGTCCCTCATTGCGCATGTCTGTGCCCCTGTCCGTCGTTGCACATGGGGGTGTCCCTCACGGTCTCGTCATGGCTTCGTCGTGACGGCCACGGTCATGGCTTCGTCAGTCCGAGCAGCCGGGCGGCGTTCTCCTTCAGGATCTTCGGCCTGACCTCGTCCTTGATCGGCAGCTTCGCGAAGTCCGCGAGCCAGCGGTCGGGGGTGAGGACGGGGTAGTCGGAGCCGAAGAGGACCTTGTCCTTGAGCAGGGTGTTCGCGTACTGCACGAGCTGCGGCGGGAAGTACTTCGGCGACCAGCCGGACAGGTCGATGTGCACGCCCGGCTTGTGCGTGGCGACCGCCAGCGCCTCGTCCTGCCAGGGGAAGGACGGGTGCGCCAGGATGATCTTGAGATGCGGGAAGTCGGCGGCCACGTCGTCGACGTGCAGCGGATTGGAGTACTTCAGGCGGATGCCGCCGCCGCCCGGTACCCCGGCCCCGATGCCCGTCTGACCGGTGTGGAAGAGGGCGATCGTGCCCGTCTCCTCGATGACCT is drawn from Streptomyces bottropensis ATCC 25435 and contains these coding sequences:
- a CDS encoding amidohydrolase family protein, with translation MNVDELVAIDVHTHAEVSSKGNASLADDLHDASSAYFKVEGKRKPTLEETAAHYRERKMAAVIFTVDAESATGTEPVPNEEVAEAAAANADVLIPFASIDPFRGRAGVKRARRLVEEYGVKGFKFHPSIQGFFPNDRSVAYDLYEVIEETGTIALFHTGQTGIGAGVPGGGGIRLKYSNPLHVDDVAADFPHLKIILAHPSFPWQDEALAVATHKPGVHIDLSGWSPKYFPPQLVQYANTLLKDKVLFGSDYPVLTPDRWLADFAKLPIKDEVRPKILKENAARLLGLTKP
- the menE gene encoding o-succinylbenzoate--CoA ligase translates to MRNEGLGSWPARRARKTPRRTALIHGDTSLTYGELYERTTRLAHALRASGVRRGDRVAYLGPNHPSYLETLFAAGTLGAVFVPLNTRLAGPEIAYQLADSGAKALVYGPAFTGLVAGLPGDGTDVRTFLETGAEYEALLAGAETEPIDQPVTADDTCIIMYTSGTTGRPKGAMLTHGNIIWNAVNVLVDQDVIADERALVSAPLFHTAGLNMLTLPVLLKGGTCVLVESFVPDATFDLIERHRVTFMFGVPTMFDQIARHPRWADADLSSLRMLSCGGSPVPTPLIARFQERGLTFLQGYGMTEAAPGTLFLDAEHAVSKAGSAGVPHFFSDVRVVRPDMTPVDIDEPGEVVVRGPHVMPGYWGLPEETAAVFADGWFRSGDAARVDEDGYVFIVDRIKDMIISGGENIYPAEIEDQLLAHPDIAECAVIGIPDDKWGEVPRAVVVPREGRALDADEVLASLAGRLAKYKIPKSVVIAEELPRTASGKLLKARVRKRYGTDS